A section of the Dethiosulfovibrio faecalis genome encodes:
- a CDS encoding ABC transporter ATP-binding protein encodes MELRISGVTKEFDGYDGASKVRAVDRVDLSVEDGELVTLLGPSGCGKTTLLRMIAGFEDPTEGDIYFGDKRMNDVAPNRRNATLVFQSYAIFPHLNVFENIAFGLKLKRLSHKEIKAKMERVVDLVGLRGLENRQPSQLSGGQQQRVALARAIVMEPELLLFDEPLSNLDAKLREQMRIEIRRLQKTLGITSVYVTHDQAEAMSISDRVVVMKDGRIEQIGSPVDLYARPRNRFVADFIGKANFLEGTVSDGGILLGGRTYPMDISSFETGEVRQVVARPEAVILFREEGHFPCEVVRTTFLGNLVEYEVECPDLKTLTVHQVNPITGELFRPGESIRVSLRPDTLHLLEKE; translated from the coding sequence ATGGAGCTTCGCATATCGGGAGTCACAAAGGAATTCGACGGTTACGACGGCGCCTCCAAGGTCCGGGCTGTGGATCGGGTCGACCTTTCTGTGGAGGACGGCGAGCTGGTTACCCTGTTGGGACCGAGCGGCTGCGGCAAGACGACCCTGCTTCGCATGATAGCCGGTTTCGAGGACCCGACGGAGGGAGATATATATTTCGGCGATAAGAGGATGAACGACGTGGCCCCCAACAGGAGAAACGCCACGTTGGTGTTCCAGTCCTACGCCATCTTTCCCCATCTTAACGTCTTCGAGAACATCGCCTTCGGCCTGAAGCTCAAGAGGCTGAGCCATAAGGAGATAAAGGCCAAGATGGAGAGGGTGGTAGACCTGGTGGGGCTCCGGGGTCTGGAGAACCGTCAGCCTTCCCAGCTTTCGGGGGGACAGCAGCAGAGGGTCGCTCTTGCCAGAGCCATAGTGATGGAGCCGGAGCTGCTGCTGTTCGACGAGCCTCTGTCCAACCTGGATGCCAAGCTCAGGGAACAGATGAGGATAGAGATCCGGCGGCTTCAGAAGACCCTGGGGATAACCTCGGTCTACGTTACCCACGACCAGGCGGAGGCGATGAGCATCTCCGATAGGGTCGTGGTGATGAAGGACGGACGGATCGAGCAGATAGGCTCTCCCGTGGACCTGTACGCAAGGCCGAGAAACCGCTTCGTGGCCGATTTCATAGGCAAGGCCAACTTTCTGGAGGGGACGGTTTCCGACGGGGGGATTCTTCTGGGAGGGAGGACTTATCCTATGGATATATCCTCTTTCGAGACGGGAGAGGTGCGGCAGGTGGTGGCCCGTCCCGAGGCGGTGATTCTCTTCCGGGAGGAGGGACATTTTCCCTGCGAGGTGGTCAGGACCACTTTCCTGGGAAATCTGGTGGAGTACGAGGTGGAATGCCCCGACCTGAAGACCCTGACTGTGCATCAGGTCAACCCCATAACCGGCGAGCTCTTTCGTCCCGGCGAGTCGATCCGGGTTTCTCTGCGCCCCGACACGCTGCATCTTCTGGAAAAAGAGTGA
- a CDS encoding Fic family protein encodes MRRYMTCKFGPFYFSEEYDKELLSPSLAVATILNKTVADLPILPRKVSQLETELVRQSIFGTAAIEGNPLSQEEVIGIMENDDVPDVVHKSEIEIRNLVKAYEVLSRIKPEKDPFILEESLIRELHRIVTSGVPHQFNEPGRYRNETVGYTEVGDKSHGGVYRPPRILKDIEDLMREYVEWVNSEELTSKGPFVRAILAHYHFSLIHPFFDGNGRTARLIEAIILQAANVRYVPKMLSNYYYRNIDGYYSAFSETIKLKGKDVTPFLKFCLDGVTESLMDIKDRITDLIKKLVFREHLAQLKAQREITVRQFELLSLLLDDLRDFSLNDLMGERPFSLLYRKVTKQTARRDVKRLAELNLIAQAGENRYSLNLDAVK; translated from the coding sequence ATGAGAAGATATATGACCTGTAAGTTCGGGCCTTTCTACTTCAGCGAAGAGTATGACAAGGAGCTCCTGTCCCCTTCGTTGGCCGTTGCGACGATCCTCAACAAGACGGTGGCGGACCTTCCGATTCTGCCTCGGAAGGTGTCCCAATTAGAGACGGAGCTTGTCCGGCAGTCCATCTTCGGCACCGCCGCCATAGAGGGGAATCCCCTCTCTCAGGAAGAGGTCATCGGGATAATGGAGAACGACGACGTTCCCGACGTGGTCCACAAAAGCGAGATCGAAATTCGGAACCTCGTCAAAGCCTATGAAGTTCTATCGAGGATCAAGCCGGAGAAGGACCCCTTTATCCTGGAGGAGTCTCTGATCAGAGAGCTGCATCGTATAGTTACCTCAGGGGTTCCCCACCAGTTCAACGAGCCCGGCAGATATCGCAACGAGACCGTAGGTTATACGGAGGTCGGAGACAAGTCTCACGGCGGAGTTTACAGGCCCCCTCGTATATTGAAGGATATAGAGGACCTGATGAGGGAGTACGTCGAGTGGGTCAACAGCGAGGAGCTTACCTCGAAGGGGCCTTTCGTTCGGGCTATCTTGGCACATTATCATTTTTCGCTGATCCATCCGTTTTTCGACGGCAACGGCAGGACCGCCCGGCTTATAGAGGCGATCATACTTCAGGCGGCGAACGTTCGTTATGTGCCTAAGATGTTGTCCAATTATTACTATCGGAATATCGACGGCTATTACTCCGCTTTCTCCGAGACGATAAAGCTCAAGGGGAAGGACGTAACCCCTTTTTTGAAGTTTTGTCTGGACGGAGTCACCGAGTCGTTGATGGATATCAAGGATAGGATAACGGATCTGATAAAAAAACTCGTCTTCAGAGAGCACCTCGCTCAGTTGAAGGCCCAGAGGGAGATCACGGTCAGACAGTTCGAGCTTTTGTCCCTTCTGCTCGACGACCTACGGGACTTCTCTTTGAACGATCTCATGGGCGAAAGGCCTTTCTCTCTGCTTTATCGAAAGGTCACCAAACAGACTGCCAGAAGGGACGTAAAGCGTCTTGCGGAGCTCAACCTAATCGCTCAGGCCGGGGAGAACCGGTATTCCCTGAACCTGGATGCGGTGAAATAA
- the pepT gene encoding peptidase T: MKGLVDRFIGYAKIHTTSDESSSSCPSTSCQLDLAKLLIKEMTDMGLEDPKLDDNGYVTATLPATEKGPTIGFIAHMDTAPDMSGENVSPRIVKNYDGKEIVLDEAGEVVLSPSDFPCLNDYVGQDLIVADGTTLLGADDKAGIAEIMTAVAYLKDHPEIPHGRIRIGFTPDEEIGRGADLFDVEGFGADWAYTVDGGPVGQMEYENFNAASATVRIKGRNVHPGTAKDQMINSIHIGTRLAGLMPISEVPEKTEGYQGFIHLHTFDGTVEETTLKFIIRDHDKKLFEEKQETVRRAVDQVNREFGDRATLKLKEQYLNMREHIENRMDIVELAKSAMEEVGVTPMVEPIRGGTDGARLSYMGLPCPNLFTGGHNFHGKYEFIPIPSMEKAVDVIVAIAKLAVQS; encoded by the coding sequence GTGAAAGGCCTAGTAGACAGATTTATAGGATACGCCAAGATCCACACCACATCGGACGAGAGCTCCTCCAGCTGCCCCAGCACCTCCTGCCAGCTGGATCTAGCCAAGCTCCTGATAAAGGAGATGACGGATATGGGGCTGGAGGACCCTAAGCTGGACGATAACGGATACGTAACCGCCACGCTCCCCGCGACGGAGAAGGGACCGACCATAGGCTTCATAGCCCACATGGACACCGCCCCCGACATGTCCGGCGAAAACGTATCGCCGAGGATAGTGAAAAACTACGACGGGAAAGAAATCGTCCTGGACGAGGCGGGAGAGGTCGTGCTGTCCCCCTCCGACTTTCCCTGTTTAAACGACTACGTGGGACAGGACCTCATAGTGGCGGACGGCACCACCCTTCTGGGGGCCGACGACAAGGCCGGCATAGCCGAGATAATGACGGCCGTGGCCTATCTGAAGGATCACCCAGAGATACCCCACGGCAGGATCAGAATAGGCTTCACCCCAGACGAGGAGATAGGCAGGGGAGCCGACCTGTTCGACGTCGAGGGCTTCGGGGCGGATTGGGCCTACACGGTGGACGGGGGCCCGGTGGGACAGATGGAGTACGAGAACTTCAACGCAGCCTCAGCCACGGTCCGCATAAAGGGACGTAACGTCCACCCCGGCACGGCCAAGGACCAGATGATCAACTCGATCCACATAGGAACCCGGCTGGCCGGTCTGATGCCGATCTCGGAGGTTCCGGAGAAGACCGAGGGATATCAGGGGTTCATCCACCTTCACACCTTCGACGGTACAGTCGAGGAGACCACCCTCAAGTTCATCATAAGGGATCACGACAAAAAACTCTTCGAGGAAAAACAGGAAACGGTTCGAAGGGCGGTGGACCAGGTCAACCGAGAGTTCGGAGACAGGGCGACTCTTAAGCTCAAGGAACAGTATCTCAACATGAGGGAACACATAGAGAACAGGATGGACATAGTCGAACTGGCCAAGTCCGCCATGGAGGAGGTTGGCGTAACCCCCATGGTGGAGCCGATTCGAGGAGGCACCGACGGCGCCAGGCTGTCCTACATGGGACTGCCATGCCCCAACCTTTTCACAGGAGGACACAACTTCCACGGAAAGTACGAGTTTATACCGATACCCTCCATGGAGAAAGCCGTCGACGTGATAGTAGCCATAGCCAAGCTGGCGGTCCAATCTTAA
- a CDS encoding AfsR/SARP family transcriptional regulator, whose protein sequence is MIFIRLFGSPSITRDGTPLTFPFKKVEALAYLLTSPGRHDRRRLANLLWPDKDEDRSLKNLRNALYRLRATLQEKAVLSKESRIFLSPDTVKTEQEFMENLSSLPERDLRRMGQPFLDGFSLDDGEDFNRWTQERRDALRKRYLDEVTSEARKAGDRGDEARATSLLQNALSAAPWDEEIARELMKALKRRGNLPKVVATYTELSKTLRDEMGLDPSPATVDLYRSIFRTMDVPSEETDERYHVELPRSDRDLLETLSVFGTATPLEDLEICSNRNGKSLEESALSLEEKGLISLSQPSNKGALALRINSGQLELSLYESISPFKRALIHRNILNLRDPGSVWAFSPPQDCRDLIRHSDNGGSLEDRISTRIRYLRLLSIGLCQGYPPIVDPVLIKLEEDGVSHSDIDDLTISIRDLLGRLETGYGGDRIPQQRRMFTCLSGFHSVWKGLIDQGKAELELALEKSVEAGDHETASEALCGLCLMAIRLSDRRAIGDYSDRLTREGKDNPLTRALCYRLQGENANGNDPQKAIDIMERAMAEIENLRASGFGYTAMEAMVWGGMSAMAMETGEFGESERCLRKGLSRLIGGGIRHGRWIFHSALAYIAWKKSDVKSMSDEAAKARESVDDVIYGDLGILYNGMQALAAAAGGQSREEVNSHIGRARFSASWLNGENRTVRFLQEMEKELKS, encoded by the coding sequence ATGATATTCATACGATTGTTCGGTTCACCCTCCATAACCAGAGACGGGACCCCTCTGACCTTTCCCTTCAAAAAGGTGGAGGCTCTGGCATACCTTTTGACATCGCCGGGACGTCACGATCGCCGCAGACTCGCCAACCTGCTGTGGCCCGATAAAGACGAGGACCGTTCGCTGAAGAACCTTCGAAACGCCCTCTACAGGCTCCGGGCGACCCTACAGGAAAAGGCCGTGCTGTCCAAGGAGAGCAGGATCTTCCTGTCTCCGGACACAGTAAAAACCGAGCAGGAATTCATGGAGAATCTCTCCTCCCTCCCGGAGAGGGACCTAAGACGTATGGGACAGCCTTTCCTGGACGGATTTTCACTGGACGACGGAGAGGATTTCAACCGCTGGACTCAGGAACGAAGGGATGCGCTCAGGAAGAGGTACCTGGACGAGGTCACATCGGAAGCCCGAAAAGCGGGAGATAGGGGAGACGAAGCGAGAGCGACGTCGTTGCTGCAGAACGCCTTGAGCGCCGCTCCATGGGACGAGGAGATCGCCAGGGAGCTCATGAAAGCGTTGAAAAGGAGGGGGAACCTCCCCAAGGTGGTCGCCACCTATACGGAGCTCTCCAAAACCCTGAGAGACGAGATGGGACTGGATCCCTCTCCCGCCACGGTAGACCTTTACAGATCGATATTCAGGACCATGGACGTGCCCTCGGAAGAGACCGACGAACGGTATCATGTAGAGCTGCCCCGTTCGGACAGGGACCTGCTGGAGACTCTCTCCGTCTTCGGAACGGCCACCCCTCTCGAGGACCTGGAGATCTGTTCAAACCGAAACGGCAAAAGCCTGGAGGAGAGCGCTCTCAGCCTGGAGGAGAAGGGACTTATCTCCCTCAGCCAGCCATCTAACAAGGGGGCTCTGGCTTTACGGATAAACTCCGGTCAGCTAGAGCTATCGCTCTACGAAAGCATAAGCCCGTTCAAAAGAGCCCTGATTCACAGGAATATACTGAATCTGAGAGACCCCGGCAGTGTCTGGGCCTTTTCCCCACCTCAGGATTGCAGGGATCTAATACGTCATTCAGACAACGGAGGTTCCCTGGAGGACAGGATCTCGACCAGGATAAGATATCTCAGGCTGCTCTCCATCGGCCTATGCCAGGGATACCCGCCTATAGTGGATCCTGTACTGATAAAACTGGAAGAGGACGGCGTATCCCACTCGGACATAGACGATCTGACCATCTCGATCAGAGACCTGCTCGGGCGGCTGGAGACGGGCTACGGGGGAGACCGAATCCCACAACAGCGCAGGATGTTCACCTGCCTGTCCGGCTTCCACTCCGTCTGGAAGGGACTCATAGACCAGGGAAAAGCCGAGCTGGAACTGGCCCTTGAAAAAAGCGTCGAGGCGGGAGATCACGAGACGGCATCGGAAGCCCTCTGCGGACTGTGTCTCATGGCTATAAGGCTGAGCGACCGACGGGCCATCGGCGATTACAGCGACAGGCTCACGCGGGAAGGCAAGGACAACCCTCTGACCAGAGCCCTCTGCTACAGACTTCAGGGGGAAAACGCCAACGGAAATGATCCCCAGAAGGCCATCGATATCATGGAGAGGGCAATGGCCGAGATAGAGAACCTACGGGCATCGGGGTTCGGATATACCGCTATGGAGGCCATGGTATGGGGAGGTATGTCCGCAATGGCCATGGAGACCGGCGAGTTCGGAGAATCGGAAAGGTGCCTAAGAAAGGGGCTCAGCCGCCTTATAGGAGGCGGGATAAGACACGGAAGGTGGATCTTTCACTCCGCCCTGGCCTACATCGCCTGGAAAAAATCGGATGTAAAGTCCATGTCGGACGAGGCGGCCAAGGCGAGAGAGAGCGTCGACGACGTGATATACGGCGACCTGGGAATTCTGTACAACGGCATGCAGGCCCTGGCCGCTGCCGCAGGGGGTCAGAGCCGAGAAGAGGTGAACAGCCACATCGGCAGGGCCCGTTTTTCCGCATCCTGGCTTAACGGGGAAAACCGGACAGTCCGTTTTCTCCAAGAGATGGAAAAGGAGCTGAAAAGCTAG
- a CDS encoding methyl-accepting chemotaxis protein: MNLLRQVSIRVRLFVLVGIMLTFSVLTSVYLVGVVEDTCSLTERLHKVGAMGAVTAYRVSDGMNQALVNLYRALNATDKDKRKVFGEGISKGKAAMNDALGRLGEIPMSDGARKEYEEAVEASKEWVVMLDSLIDVIDRGESRESFMAIASSGVNLTVRLDKEVKELVVIASNSMEDVFGDIQDETSSSKRVVVIVIAVTALLSLALASLVVLSISRPIDSMVRNIKKVGEERDLSHRGKVVGRDEISSILVALNGLFDAVEYTMKEIKEMSCELSGQAQTFSATAEEANSTVEEVYSHVDHTGDMVGGLAAGAEEINASVQEVAAGSQAAAKKSSDVAEQVGEARHSGEDGLESVRKAVRAVIKVADESRSSMEKVKDLGSRAQQIQSFVTDIGSIADQTNLLALNAAIEAARAGEHGRGFAVVAEEVRKLAEESNSSAAKISDLAKEIAGDLQAVITLVEANEGQATEARQDAEGAEVFIGNILQSLANIEAAAQDMAAVSEEQAASSQEISSAVQDMAEKTNDVSDSTGGIREQMRDVSSVAEQIAIGSESLAEMAEKLQTGVDRFKISETSSLAVVDK; the protein is encoded by the coding sequence GTGAATCTGCTCAGACAGGTGTCGATAAGGGTTCGACTGTTCGTTTTGGTTGGTATTATGTTGACTTTCTCTGTTTTAACTTCGGTCTATCTTGTGGGGGTGGTAGAGGATACTTGCTCCTTGACGGAGAGACTCCACAAGGTAGGTGCCATGGGGGCTGTGACCGCCTACAGGGTCTCCGACGGAATGAACCAGGCCCTCGTCAATCTATACAGGGCATTGAACGCCACCGACAAGGATAAGCGTAAGGTCTTCGGCGAGGGAATATCGAAGGGCAAGGCCGCCATGAACGACGCCCTCGGTAGATTGGGAGAGATTCCCATGTCGGACGGCGCCAGGAAGGAATACGAGGAGGCGGTAGAAGCCTCGAAGGAGTGGGTGGTCATGTTGGATTCTCTGATAGACGTGATCGACAGGGGAGAGTCCAGAGAATCATTCATGGCCATAGCCTCTTCGGGAGTAAACCTGACCGTAAGGCTCGACAAAGAGGTAAAGGAGCTCGTCGTGATAGCCTCGAACAGCATGGAGGATGTCTTCGGTGACATTCAGGATGAGACTTCCTCCTCAAAGAGGGTCGTGGTGATCGTCATAGCCGTTACGGCCCTGCTATCCCTGGCTCTGGCGTCTCTGGTCGTCCTCTCCATCTCAAGGCCGATCGACTCCATGGTCAGGAATATCAAGAAGGTCGGAGAGGAGAGGGACCTCAGCCACAGGGGCAAGGTCGTAGGTCGTGACGAGATCTCGTCCATCCTGGTGGCTCTCAACGGTTTGTTCGACGCTGTGGAGTACACCATGAAGGAAATAAAGGAGATGTCCTGCGAGCTTTCCGGACAGGCGCAGACTTTTTCCGCTACCGCCGAAGAGGCAAATTCCACCGTTGAGGAGGTCTACTCCCATGTGGATCACACCGGCGATATGGTAGGAGGCCTGGCAGCAGGAGCGGAGGAGATAAACGCCAGCGTTCAGGAGGTTGCCGCCGGGTCTCAGGCCGCGGCCAAAAAGAGCAGCGACGTGGCCGAACAGGTCGGAGAGGCTCGTCACTCCGGCGAGGACGGTCTGGAGTCGGTCAGAAAGGCGGTCAGGGCGGTTATCAAGGTTGCAGACGAATCGAGAAGCTCGATGGAGAAGGTCAAGGATCTGGGAAGCAGAGCCCAGCAGATACAGTCCTTCGTGACCGATATCGGTTCCATTGCTGATCAGACGAATCTTCTGGCCTTGAACGCCGCCATAGAGGCGGCCAGGGCAGGAGAGCACGGCAGGGGCTTCGCCGTTGTGGCGGAGGAGGTCAGAAAATTGGCGGAGGAGAGCAATTCCTCGGCGGCCAAGATATCCGATCTCGCCAAGGAGATAGCCGGAGATCTTCAGGCGGTCATAACCCTCGTGGAGGCCAACGAAGGCCAGGCCACCGAGGCCAGGCAGGACGCCGAGGGTGCGGAGGTATTTATAGGAAATATCCTTCAGTCTCTGGCCAACATAGAGGCGGCGGCCCAGGATATGGCGGCGGTCTCGGAGGAGCAGGCGGCGTCCAGTCAGGAAATATCCTCCGCCGTCCAGGATATGGCGGAGAAGACCAACGATGTCTCCGATTCCACCGGTGGTATAAGGGAACAGATGAGAGACGTTTCCTCCGTGGCGGAGCAGATAGCGATAGGGTCGGAGTCTTTGGCGGAGATGGCCGAGAAACTCCAGACGGGGGTGGACAGGTTCAAGATATCCGAGACGTCGTCTCTGGCGGTTGTAGATAAATGA
- a CDS encoding HDOD domain-containing protein, which translates to MGLVSTSRLSEGMILADDLSTPAGRKILGRGTSLSEKHISMMKVWGIAFADVEGLDQEELLSRERSLLETMDRSDSIVRSFFPSHQDGGPCSEIFHLCRERCARLIEEEDSDGLFDMTDHRRPETLPSREGLPVERPRLSEIIGGDVPLSSLPDIYFKIREVIQSPVSSATSIARVVGTDPNLSLRLLRLVNSAFYGFPTPIRSISRAVAIVGIKELSSLALAVSTMNAFDHIPSSYVDMRSFWKHSVTCGVLARIFASRRKIRRDDHFFLAGLLHDVGRAILYVRFPSHMSHGLGVSRFFRLPLTEVERRLVGFDHGQVTFRLLESWRIPEPILGMASWHHEPLSSENPEETSLLWIADWMANAMKIGSSGTFYLPPLDEELWELTGIHKEELRSVFDQAERQIEEILRIFFIA; encoded by the coding sequence ATGGGTTTGGTCAGCACCTCCCGTCTCTCCGAGGGGATGATATTGGCCGACGATCTCTCGACCCCGGCTGGTCGAAAGATCCTGGGCCGGGGAACGTCCCTCTCGGAAAAGCATATATCGATGATGAAGGTCTGGGGAATAGCCTTTGCCGACGTAGAGGGCCTGGATCAGGAGGAGCTTCTCTCCCGGGAGAGGTCTCTGCTGGAGACCATGGACAGAAGCGACTCCATCGTTCGAAGCTTCTTCCCCTCTCATCAAGACGGCGGGCCCTGCTCGGAGATTTTTCATCTGTGCAGGGAGAGATGCGCCCGGCTGATCGAAGAGGAGGATTCGGACGGTCTTTTCGATATGACCGATCACAGAAGGCCGGAGACCCTTCCGTCCAGGGAGGGGCTGCCGGTCGAGAGACCCCGTCTTTCCGAGATAATCGGGGGGGACGTCCCTCTGAGTTCTCTGCCGGACATATACTTTAAAATCCGGGAGGTCATACAGTCTCCGGTCAGCTCCGCGACGTCCATAGCCAGAGTCGTAGGCACCGATCCCAACCTGTCTCTCAGATTGCTCAGGCTCGTGAACAGCGCCTTCTACGGTTTTCCCACCCCTATAAGGTCCATCTCCAGGGCCGTCGCCATAGTGGGCATAAAGGAGCTGTCCTCTTTGGCCTTGGCTGTCTCCACCATGAACGCCTTCGACCACATCCCGTCGTCCTACGTGGATATGAGGTCTTTCTGGAAGCACTCTGTGACCTGTGGCGTCCTGGCCAGGATCTTTGCGAGTCGAAGGAAGATCCGCAGAGACGATCATTTCTTCTTGGCCGGCTTGCTTCACGACGTCGGTAGGGCCATTCTTTACGTTCGGTTCCCTTCCCATATGTCCCATGGTCTGGGAGTCTCGCGTTTCTTTCGCCTTCCCTTGACGGAGGTGGAGAGAAGGCTCGTAGGCTTCGACCACGGCCAGGTCACCTTCAGGCTTCTAGAGAGCTGGCGGATACCGGAACCGATCCTCGGTATGGCCTCGTGGCACCACGAGCCCCTGTCGTCGGAGAATCCCGAGGAGACCTCCCTCCTGTGGATCGCCGATTGGATGGCCAACGCCATGAAGATAGGCTCGAGCGGAACCTTCTATCTTCCTCCTCTGGACGAGGAACTGTGGGAGCTGACCGGGATACACAAAGAGGAGCTCCGCTCCGTCTTCGATCAGGCGGAGAGACAGATCGAAGAGATACTTCGAATATTTTTCATCGCTTGA
- a CDS encoding ATP-binding protein, producing MEERVRELEERISLINAERERARRVLDDAVDSLNVPVSLGQSGDVSDVLESVASRIRSLIDVGEIAFFLISEDGLDFSREWCDPPESADFFESERTILVEDGTVAWALGRNKPMVMTSSDGTPLLIHSLTAQDEPLGIMMACIEGDPGRVMDISLAFVTVVLGAAAGVIKNSRLYRMINDLNGELRGKVSRLQESEAQLAEANQAKDRFLANVSHEIRTPLNAILGTAAIVRGKSPAEMDRALDVIKDEGHALLALINDILDLSKMEAGFLDMDEAPFDLFELLEALDGSYRSEAKRKGLDYSLDLSKDIPRWVIGDPIRLRQVLSNLLDNAVKFTSSGGVSLTVKSLRSDGEKLTLSFSVSDTGIGISKEAVPRLFKPFSQADGSTSRKYGGTGLGLAISRKIVRAMGGDISVESERGRGSTFSLDVEMALCDPPVVHVEADKERGSLRPLSLLVVEDSDTNRVVVEAMLKDMGHDVTAVSSGREAVRALSERRFDGVFMDIQMPGMDGLEATAIIRERGGPVLDRDVTVIALTANVMKEDKERYLAKGMSGYLSKPVRREDLAEALRDVEPGEPRRSVSGRYVLDMTGLVERMGGDRTIAALVLETFRSDLAKIVEKIKTSVENGDFRKVRMGGHSLKGAAAGAGAWGLKIVGHRIQTAAESGDGEMLSDLVEELILEVDEFEKSFSEGGE from the coding sequence ATGGAAGAGAGGGTAAGAGAGCTGGAGGAACGAATCTCGCTGATCAACGCAGAAAGGGAGAGAGCTCGCCGGGTGTTGGACGATGCTGTGGATTCTCTGAACGTCCCGGTTAGCCTCGGTCAGTCCGGCGACGTCTCCGACGTCCTCGAGAGCGTGGCCTCCAGGATCCGTTCGCTGATAGACGTCGGCGAGATCGCCTTTTTCCTGATATCCGAGGATGGATTGGACTTTTCCCGTGAGTGGTGCGATCCTCCCGAATCGGCCGATTTCTTCGAGTCGGAACGGACCATCCTGGTGGAGGACGGTACAGTGGCCTGGGCTTTAGGCAGGAATAAACCCATGGTTATGACTTCCTCGGATGGAACTCCTTTGCTTATACATTCCCTGACAGCCCAGGACGAGCCGTTGGGTATTATGATGGCCTGCATAGAGGGAGATCCGGGGCGTGTAATGGATATATCCCTGGCCTTCGTTACGGTCGTCCTCGGAGCTGCCGCCGGGGTTATAAAAAACAGCAGGCTCTACAGGATGATCAACGATCTGAACGGCGAGCTCAGAGGCAAGGTATCCCGACTTCAGGAGTCGGAGGCACAGCTCGCCGAGGCCAATCAGGCCAAGGACCGTTTTCTGGCAAACGTCAGCCACGAGATAAGAACCCCTCTCAACGCCATCCTCGGCACCGCAGCTATCGTCAGGGGCAAGTCGCCCGCCGAGATGGACCGGGCTCTGGACGTGATAAAGGACGAGGGACACGCTCTTCTGGCACTTATAAACGATATCCTGGATCTGTCCAAGATGGAGGCGGGGTTCCTCGACATGGACGAGGCTCCCTTCGATCTTTTCGAGCTTCTGGAGGCGTTGGACGGTTCCTATCGATCCGAGGCGAAACGGAAGGGTCTGGACTACAGCTTGGATCTTTCTAAGGATATACCTCGTTGGGTGATCGGAGACCCCATCAGGCTGAGGCAGGTGTTGTCCAACCTTTTGGACAACGCCGTCAAATTCACGTCCTCAGGAGGGGTCTCCCTTACGGTTAAAAGTCTAAGATCCGACGGAGAAAAGTTAACCCTGTCCTTCTCCGTGTCCGATACCGGAATAGGGATTTCCAAGGAGGCCGTGCCGAGGCTTTTCAAGCCGTTTTCCCAGGCTGATGGATCGACGAGCAGAAAATACGGTGGTACCGGTTTGGGATTGGCCATCTCCCGTAAAATCGTGAGGGCCATGGGAGGGGATATCTCCGTCGAGAGCGAAAGAGGCAGAGGATCTACTTTTTCCCTCGACGTAGAGATGGCTCTCTGCGATCCCCCCGTGGTTCACGTCGAAGCTGACAAAGAGAGAGGGTCTCTCCGTCCTCTCTCTCTCCTGGTCGTGGAGGACAGCGACACCAACAGGGTGGTTGTAGAGGCCATGCTCAAGGATATGGGACACGATGTGACGGCGGTCTCATCCGGCAGGGAGGCGGTCAGGGCCCTTTCCGAGAGGCGCTTCGACGGGGTGTTCATGGATATACAGATGCCCGGGATGGACGGCCTGGAGGCGACTGCGATCATAAGGGAAAGGGGAGGCCCTGTCCTGGATCGGGACGTTACCGTAATAGCCCTCACCGCAAACGTCATGAAGGAAGACAAAGAGAGGTATCTGGCGAAGGGAATGTCAGGGTATCTTTCTAAACCCGTTAGGCGGGAGGACCTGGCCGAAGCCCTGAGAGACGTGGAGCCGGGAGAACCGAGGAGGTCCGTTTCGGGCAGATACGTTCTCGATATGACCGGTCTGGTGGAACGGATGGGCGGCGATAGGACCATAGCTGCGTTGGTTTTGGAGACTTTCAGGAGCGATCTGGCTAAGATAGTGGAAAAGATAAAGACCTCCGTCGAGAACGGGGACTTTCGAAAGGTCCGAATGGGCGGACACTCGTTGAAGGGAGCGGCGGCCGGAGCAGGGGCCTGGGGGTTGAAGATCGTAGGTCACAGGATTCAGACGGCGGCGGAATCGGGGGATGGAGAGATGTTGAGCGATCTAGTGGAGGAACTTATCCTTGAGGTAGATGAGTTCGAGAAGTCATTCTCTGAGGGGGGCGAATAA